The Nitrosomonas sp. sh817 genome includes a window with the following:
- the cysB gene encoding HTH-type transcriptional regulator CysB: protein MKLQQLRYLCETANHNMNLSRAAKNLHTSQPAISKQIQLLEEELGVEIFLRNGKRIVRITPPGEQIIKIATRMLRDADNLKRIAQEFTDEAGGTLTIATTHTQARYALPPVIKRFTARYPKVKLILRQGNPMQISSLVSSGEADIAIATEAIEHFQELVMLPCYEWNRCVVAPPKHPLLKLKKLTLEAINQYPIITYDFAFTGRSKINQAFANKGLEPNVVLTAIDSDVIKTYVELGLGIGILANMAFDAKRDKNLKSIDASHLFEPSTTRIGISRNSYIRGYVFDFIEMFAPHLDHATIQAKLKNPQPGN from the coding sequence ATGAAATTACAGCAACTCCGTTACTTGTGCGAAACGGCCAATCACAATATGAACCTTTCCCGGGCCGCCAAGAATCTGCATACCTCGCAACCCGCCATCAGTAAGCAAATTCAGTTGCTGGAAGAAGAGCTCGGCGTCGAAATTTTTCTGCGCAACGGCAAGCGCATCGTCCGCATCACCCCGCCCGGCGAACAAATCATTAAAATCGCAACGCGAATGCTTCGTGACGCGGACAACTTGAAACGGATCGCCCAGGAATTCACCGACGAAGCCGGCGGCACTTTAACCATCGCTACGACCCATACCCAAGCACGCTATGCGCTGCCGCCCGTGATAAAACGCTTCACTGCGCGCTATCCCAAGGTCAAATTGATTCTACGGCAAGGCAATCCGATGCAAATTTCATCATTGGTATCATCCGGAGAAGCGGATATTGCGATTGCGACCGAAGCGATCGAGCATTTTCAAGAGCTCGTCATGCTGCCTTGCTACGAATGGAACCGCTGCGTCGTGGCGCCGCCGAAACATCCGCTGCTGAAACTGAAAAAACTCACGTTGGAAGCAATCAATCAATATCCGATTATCACTTACGATTTTGCCTTTACCGGACGTTCAAAAATCAACCAAGCATTTGCCAACAAGGGATTGGAACCCAACGTCGTACTCACCGCCATCGACTCCGATGTCATCAAGACTTACGTGGAATTAGGGTTAGGAATCGGGATTCTGGCCAACATGGCTTTCGATGCCAAACGGGACAAAAATCTCAAGTCGATCGACGCCAGCCACCTGTTTGAACCGAGCACGACGCGCATCGGCATCAGCCGCAACAGCTATATCCGCGGTTATGTTTTCGATTTTATCGAAATGTTCGCACCGCATCTCGATCATGCCACGATCCAGGCAAAACTCAAAAACCCTCAACCCGGAAATTAA
- the cysD gene encoding sulfate adenylyltransferase subunit CysD encodes MSHHTFTHLDALESEAIHIMREVAAECANPVLLFSGGKDSIVLLRLAEKAFRPGRFPFPLMHIDTEHNFPEVIEFRDYRAKQLGERLIVRSMEDSIKKGRVVLRSETQSRNAFQSVTLLDAIAEFKFDACIGGARRDEEKARAKERIFSFRDEFGQWDPKNQRPELWDIYNTRTHPSENIRVFPISNWTELDVWEYIAREKLEVPSIYFAHKRDVIRRDAGILPVSHLVQPQAGEQAEKIMVRFRTVGDMSCTCPVESEAATVDEIIAETAMTRITERGATRMDDQTSEASMELRKKEGYF; translated from the coding sequence ATGAGTCATCACACATTTACCCATCTTGACGCGTTGGAAAGCGAAGCGATTCATATCATGCGTGAAGTGGCGGCAGAGTGTGCCAATCCGGTACTGCTGTTTTCCGGCGGTAAGGATTCGATCGTGTTGTTAAGACTGGCAGAAAAAGCGTTTCGCCCCGGCCGCTTTCCTTTTCCGCTCATGCATATCGATACCGAGCACAATTTTCCCGAGGTTATCGAGTTTCGCGATTATCGCGCGAAGCAATTGGGTGAACGCTTGATCGTACGCAGTATGGAAGATTCGATCAAGAAGGGTCGTGTGGTATTGCGTTCGGAAACACAGAGCCGGAATGCGTTTCAGTCGGTCACGCTGCTGGATGCCATTGCCGAATTCAAATTTGATGCGTGCATCGGCGGCGCGCGCCGGGATGAAGAAAAAGCGCGCGCGAAAGAGCGGATTTTTTCTTTCCGGGATGAGTTTGGGCAGTGGGATCCAAAAAATCAGCGCCCGGAATTATGGGACATTTATAACACCCGCACGCATCCGAGCGAAAATATCCGGGTTTTTCCCATCAGTAATTGGACGGAATTGGATGTTTGGGAATATATTGCGCGTGAAAAACTGGAAGTCCCGAGTATTTATTTTGCGCATAAACGCGATGTCATCCGGCGCGATGCCGGGATACTCCCCGTATCCCATTTGGTGCAACCTCAGGCAGGCGAGCAAGCGGAAAAAATCATGGTGCGGTTCCGTACCGTGGGCGATATGAGCTGTACTTGTCCGGTGGAATCGGAAGCGGCTACCGTGGACGAGATTATCGCCGAGACCGCAATGACCCGGATTACTGAGCGCGGTGCTACGCGGATGGACGATCAAACATCGGAAGCGTCGATGGAATTGCGCAAAAAAGAAGGATATTTCTAG
- a CDS encoding nitrite/sulfite reductase — protein sequence MYRYDEYDQTIVNERVNQYRDQVRRRLSGELKEEEFIPLRLQNGLYMQIHGYMLRIAVPYGLISSKQMRMFAHIARKYDRGYGHFTTRQNIQFNWLKLEDTPDILADLASVEMHGIQTSGNCVRNITSDEFAGVAPDEIIDPRPYAEILRQWSTFNPEFAYLPRKFKIAISGAKDDRAAIYAHDIGLAVTKNAQGEIGFRVLVGGGLGRTPIIGSEIRDFLPWQHVLTYVESILRIYNQYGRRDNKYKARIKILVKALGIDEFKRQVEADWADIQDGPGTLTIEEVNRVASFFVDPAYETLPDHDSRLNEFKADSRSFSHWLAKNVMPHRVPGYAIVVLSLKKPGNAPGDATAEQMDAVADLANRYSFGELRITHKQNLVLADVRQKDLISLWQEATRYELTTPNIGMLTDMISCPGAEFCTLANARSIPLTKLIAERFEDLDYLYDIGEISINISGCVNACGQHHIGNIGITGVEKKDHDEWYQVSIGGSEGNDSSIGKILGPSFTFYQVPEVIERLIQVYQRERVDGERFIDTVRRIGHAPFKDHVYASEFVAQEEVTDPHAVVPAQYDIPYYSPRF from the coding sequence ATGTATCGTTATGATGAATATGATCAAACAATCGTTAATGAACGGGTTAATCAATACCGTGATCAGGTACGCCGCCGCCTTTCCGGTGAATTAAAGGAGGAGGAGTTTATTCCTTTGCGTTTGCAGAATGGGCTGTATATGCAAATTCACGGCTATATGCTGCGCATCGCGGTACCGTATGGCTTGATCTCTTCGAAGCAAATGCGCATGTTCGCGCATATTGCGCGCAAATACGACCGTGGCTACGGCCATTTTACGACGCGCCAGAATATTCAGTTCAATTGGTTGAAACTGGAAGACACGCCGGATATTCTGGCGGATCTGGCATCGGTGGAAATGCACGGGATACAAACTTCAGGAAATTGTGTGCGTAATATTACCTCGGATGAATTTGCCGGCGTGGCGCCCGATGAGATCATCGATCCACGGCCCTATGCCGAGATTCTGCGTCAGTGGAGTACGTTCAATCCGGAATTTGCCTATTTGCCGCGCAAATTTAAAATAGCCATCAGCGGCGCCAAAGATGACCGCGCTGCGATATACGCGCACGACATCGGTTTGGCCGTGACCAAAAATGCGCAAGGCGAAATTGGATTCCGCGTACTGGTCGGTGGCGGATTGGGCCGTACCCCGATTATCGGTAGTGAAATCCGGGACTTCTTGCCGTGGCAACATGTATTGACCTACGTCGAATCGATTTTGCGGATATATAACCAATATGGCCGCCGGGACAACAAATATAAAGCGCGTATCAAAATTCTGGTAAAAGCGTTAGGGATTGATGAATTCAAACGCCAGGTTGAGGCCGATTGGGCCGATATCCAAGACGGTCCGGGCACTTTGACGATCGAAGAGGTCAATCGTGTCGCGTCGTTCTTTGTCGATCCGGCGTATGAGACATTACCTGACCACGATTCGAGATTGAACGAATTTAAAGCGGACAGCCGGTCTTTCTCGCATTGGCTGGCGAAAAATGTCATGCCGCACCGGGTTCCCGGTTACGCCATTGTGGTTTTGTCGTTGAAGAAGCCGGGCAATGCGCCGGGAGATGCCACCGCAGAACAGATGGACGCGGTTGCCGATTTGGCGAACCGTTACAGCTTCGGCGAATTGCGTATTACGCATAAACAAAATTTAGTTCTGGCGGATGTCCGGCAAAAGGATTTGATCAGCCTGTGGCAAGAAGCGACCCGCTACGAATTGACGACACCGAATATCGGTATGTTGACCGACATGATCAGTTGTCCGGGCGCGGAGTTCTGCACGCTGGCCAATGCCCGTTCAATTCCGTTGACGAAGTTGATTGCCGAGCGCTTCGAAGATCTGGATTATTTGTATGACATCGGTGAAATTTCAATCAATATTTCCGGTTGTGTCAATGCTTGCGGGCAGCACCATATCGGCAATATCGGGATAACCGGCGTGGAAAAGAAAGATCACGACGAATGGTATCAAGTATCGATCGGCGGATCGGAGGGCAACGACAGTTCCATTGGTAAGATTCTCGGTCCGTCATTTACCTTTTATCAAGTTCCGGAAGTGATTGAACGCTTGATCCAAGTGTATCAGCGCGAGCGCGTCGACGGGGAGCGCTTTATTGACACGGTGCGCCGCATCGGCCATGCGCCTTTCAAAGACCATGTGTATGCATCGGAATTTGTCGCGCAGGAAGAAGTGACGGATCCGCATGCCGTGGTACCCGCGCAATATGACATTCCCTACTATTCACCGAGGTTCTAA
- a CDS encoding phosphoadenylyl-sulfate reductase gives MTELQEKIDQVVAVLTETITDFAPVTFANSLGAEDMVLTDIIERFQLDIEMFSLDTGRLPQETYDLMQTVRNKYKKPLRIFFPNVKQVESYVAEHGVNGFYESIELRKACCHMRKVEPLRRALQGKRAWVTGIRREQAATRIGLKVSAYDMDNRMQKVNPLLEWSNAEVWQYLKHFEVPYNALHDKFYPSIGCAPCTRSVTPGEDIRSGRWWWEAPETKECGLHTGKVIPLK, from the coding sequence ATGACTGAATTACAGGAAAAAATTGATCAGGTTGTGGCAGTTTTGACTGAAACCATCACTGATTTTGCCCCCGTTACGTTTGCCAATAGTTTGGGCGCGGAAGACATGGTGTTAACCGATATCATTGAACGTTTTCAACTGGATATCGAAATGTTCAGTCTGGATACCGGCCGTTTGCCGCAAGAAACCTACGACTTGATGCAAACTGTGAGAAATAAATACAAAAAGCCGCTACGTATTTTTTTTCCGAATGTCAAACAAGTTGAATCCTATGTTGCGGAGCATGGCGTTAACGGCTTTTATGAAAGTATCGAATTGCGCAAAGCATGCTGTCATATGCGTAAAGTCGAGCCATTGCGACGCGCCTTGCAAGGTAAGCGCGCCTGGGTAACAGGAATTCGCCGTGAGCAAGCGGCTACCCGGATCGGTTTGAAGGTTTCGGCTTATGATATGGATAACCGCATGCAAAAGGTAAACCCGTTGCTGGAATGGTCCAATGCGGAGGTCTGGCAATATCTCAAACACTTTGAAGTACCGTATAACGCGCTGCATGATAAGTTCTATCCCAGTATCGGTTGTGCGCCGTGTACACGCTCAGTCACGCCTGGTGAAGATATCCGTTCCGGACGGTGGTGGTGGGAAGCGCCGGAAACCAAGGAGTGCGGACTGCATACCGGGAAAGTCATTCCATTAAAATAA
- the cysN gene encoding sulfate adenylyltransferase subunit CysN, giving the protein MSIIEKISLDQTELLRFITAGSVDDGKSTLIGRLLHDSKSIFEDQLTSITNTTRKRGLQGVDLSLLTDGLQAEREQGITIDVAYRYFATPKRKFIIADTPGHEQYTRNMVTGASTANLAVILIDARKGVLTQSRRHAYLASLVGIPHLVVAVNKMDLVDYSQAVFEKICEDFSAFAVNLNLRNINYIPMSALNGDMVVERGDHLDWYQGTTLMDLLETVSIEDDINRDDFRFPVQWVCRPQTKELHDFRGYMGRIESGSIRTGDSVTVLPSGLTSRIKEILKYEGPVDEAFAPQSITLTIEDHLDISRGDLLVKSSDAPQVTKEFNAMLCWLSEQPLDTARKYLIKQTTRIVKTVISRIDYRVDVNTMDRETVSSLKMNDIAHVGIKVQLPLVCDDYARNHATGSFIIIDESSNNTVAAGMISVSGN; this is encoded by the coding sequence ATGTCGATCATTGAAAAAATATCGCTTGATCAAACCGAATTACTACGCTTCATCACGGCCGGTAGTGTTGATGATGGCAAAAGCACCCTGATCGGCCGTCTGCTGCACGACTCAAAATCTATTTTTGAAGACCAATTGACATCCATTACCAATACCACGCGTAAACGCGGTTTGCAAGGTGTTGATTTATCCCTGTTGACCGATGGCTTGCAAGCCGAGCGCGAGCAAGGGATTACGATTGACGTGGCTTATCGTTATTTTGCGACACCGAAACGGAAATTTATCATTGCGGATACGCCGGGCCATGAGCAGTACACGCGTAACATGGTAACGGGAGCATCCACCGCCAATCTGGCGGTCATTCTGATCGACGCCCGTAAGGGTGTGCTGACGCAATCACGTCGCCACGCATACCTGGCAAGCTTAGTGGGTATTCCGCATTTGGTGGTCGCCGTCAATAAAATGGATTTGGTCGATTATTCGCAAGCGGTTTTTGAAAAAATATGCGAGGATTTTTCGGCTTTTGCGGTGAATCTCAATTTACGGAATATTAATTACATTCCGATGTCGGCGCTCAACGGCGATATGGTGGTTGAACGTGGCGATCATCTCGATTGGTATCAAGGCACGACACTCATGGATTTGCTGGAAACCGTATCGATCGAGGATGACATCAATCGTGATGATTTCCGGTTTCCGGTTCAGTGGGTATGCCGGCCGCAAACCAAGGAATTGCATGATTTTCGCGGCTACATGGGGCGCATTGAATCGGGTTCGATCCGTACCGGCGACTCAGTCACCGTATTGCCGTCGGGTTTGACATCCCGCATTAAAGAGATTCTCAAATATGAAGGTCCTGTTGATGAAGCATTCGCGCCTCAGTCAATTACGCTGACTATCGAAGATCATTTGGATATTTCACGCGGTGATTTGTTGGTCAAATCCAGTGACGCACCTCAAGTTACCAAAGAATTCAATGCCATGCTCTGCTGGCTTTCCGAACAGCCGCTGGATACCGCGCGCAAGTATCTGATCAAACAGACGACACGCATTGTAAAAACGGTGATCAGCAGAATTGATTATCGCGTTGATGTCAATACCATGGATCGTGAGACGGTGAGCTCACTGAAAATGAACGACATCGCGCATGTCGGGATAAAAGTGCAACTGCCGCTGGTTTGCGATGATTACGCGCGAAACCACGCAACGGGCAGTTTTATTATTATTGATGAAAGCAGTAATAATACCGTTGCAGCCGGTATGATTTCAGTTTCTGGTAATTAA
- a CDS encoding DUF934 domain-containing protein gives MGAIIKNKTIVTDDWAVLRLEADQTPEDVAVAPGKIIVPLKVWQAQRETLQQRPEIGVWLASDERPEELKDDIQKFSVIAVDFPKFSDGRGYSTAYNLRARLGYSGELRAIGDVLRDQLFYMRRVGFDAFATRPDRSIEEALKGLSDFSEVYQTAIDQKLPLFRRVNRQGNPAADKVND, from the coding sequence ATGGGCGCGATCATTAAAAATAAAACCATCGTGACGGATGATTGGGCCGTATTGCGGCTGGAAGCGGATCAAACGCCCGAGGATGTTGCCGTTGCACCGGGAAAGATCATCGTTCCTTTGAAAGTCTGGCAAGCGCAGCGCGAAACATTGCAACAACGCCCGGAAATCGGGGTATGGTTGGCCAGTGACGAACGCCCCGAGGAATTGAAGGACGACATTCAAAAATTCTCGGTAATTGCAGTCGATTTCCCTAAATTTTCCGATGGGCGCGGTTATTCGACTGCTTACAACTTGCGCGCCCGTCTGGGTTATAGCGGAGAATTACGCGCCATCGGTGATGTATTGCGCGATCAGTTGTTTTACATGCGGCGTGTCGGTTTTGATGCTTTTGCAACACGCCCGGATCGAAGCATTGAAGAGGCATTGAAAGGGTTGAGTGATTTTTCCGAGGTTTATCAAACGGCTATCGATCAGAAATTGCCATTGTTCCGGCGTGTGAATCGTCAGGGTAATCCGGCTGCGGACAAAGTGAATGACTGA
- a CDS encoding histidine phosphatase family protein: protein MDFYCMRHGRTNYNDLGLCNDDPARNVYLTETGIVQAETAALRLRDVALSRILVSPLPRTRQTAEIVNRYHAVPIEVHDDLADIRSGFESQPVADYFAAIDHDPLRARINGGESLLDHKLRVLRFIDWLCVQRDETLLVVAHEETMRVFIAHFEGGIEDAQLRDIHVGNCEYRHYVLPR, encoded by the coding sequence ATGGATTTTTACTGCATGCGCCACGGGCGTACGAATTATAATGATCTGGGATTATGTAACGACGATCCGGCTCGTAATGTGTATTTGACCGAAACGGGGATTGTGCAGGCGGAAACCGCGGCGCTGCGATTACGAGATGTAGCTTTGAGCCGTATTTTGGTTTCTCCGTTGCCGCGTACCCGGCAAACGGCGGAGATCGTAAATCGCTATCACGCCGTTCCGATTGAGGTGCATGACGATTTGGCCGACATTCGTTCGGGTTTTGAAAGTCAGCCAGTGGCGGATTACTTTGCGGCAATTGATCATGATCCGCTACGCGCTCGGATAAATGGCGGTGAATCGTTGCTGGATCACAAGCTGCGGGTGTTGCGTTTTATCGACTGGCTGTGCGTTCAGCGAGATGAAACGCTGCTGGTGGTTGCACATGAAGAGACCATGCGGGTTTTTATCGCCCATTTCGAGGGCGGTATTGAGGACGCGCAGTTGCGCGATATTCATGTTGGCAATTGTGAATACCGGCATTACGTGCTGCCTCGTTAA